Genomic window (Phalacrocorax carbo chromosome 11, bPhaCar2.1, whole genome shotgun sequence):
GCATCAGCACGGAGATTCTGCCCCCATTTTTTGTTCCCCTTGCTGCATGGCAGTAGCGCTCTTAGCCCTTTTGCATATCATAATTGGCTCATGTTCAGCGTCCCCTTCTCAAGGAAGACGTCCCATTCTTTTGgatccctctcctcctctgcaggttCCCAGACCTTTGAGTGTTTATGCAGTCCCTTGACCTCTCTTCTAATTATTCTAGTAGGAGTAAAGTGGCACATGGGTCAGATAAGAACTTCTGAACCCCCAGGTCCTACATCTAACGTGTGCTGCTTGAGTAAAAGCTATTATACTGCAGGCCTCTGGGAGAGAAGACATGCACGGAGCCAAGCTCTTAAACTCTGTCTTAATATGCAAAATCACTCATTAGTAAAAcagttttgccctttcttacCTGGCCTCCCCTTCTGGAGGGGGGCTGTGGTACGGGGCCCTGAGTTAGCAGAGGGTTGACCTGGATGGCCCAGGCAGTTCTTGTCAGCCTTGGAAATGTTTTAGTTCGGGGCACAGGAGTAAGTGTCTGGAAGCAGGTAGGACCGTGCTAGAGCAGCCCTGATCTCCATCTTCGCTTTCACAGAGCGCTTCGACCATCACTGTCCCTGGGTGGGCAACTGCGTGGGGAAGAGGAACTACCGCTAtttctacctcttcatcctctCGCTCTCACTCCTCACCATCTACATCTTCACCTTCAACATAGTCTACGTAGCACTGAGTGAGTCTGGCTGCAGAGAGGTGGATGGCTGGGCTGGCTGAGGGTGAGGGTGGGATACAGATGGTGTTGGGAACCCAGAAGTGATGGAGTGGGAAAGGGAACTGGATTCGGTGTGACgttccagaggaaaaaacaccTCTCTCTTTGTATTGCCAGAATCTCTGAAGATTGGGTTTCTGAACACGTTGAAGGAAACCCCAGGGACATATCCTTCCACAGTCCAGAGGGGCTGGCTTCTCCAAAGCTGGGGATTAGTGAGCTGCATTATGGAGGGACTGGAGTCTTGATGCTCAGGCTTCTCTGAGGAGCCTTTCAGAGTATTTCCCCCCATGATTACAAAGCAAGGAGCAATTTTGTGGCTTTTGGGAGAAGGGTAAAGCAGAAAACTGTGTCTGAGAGAAGGTAGGAAAGTGTGCCTGGGGGCAGTGACACAGCTGGGTGGGCTGGGGCTGTTCCCAGGCTGTTCCCAGTCCTTAACTGTTTCTCACTGTACTGGAGGTGCTCATCTGTTTCTTCACCCTGTGGTCGGTGGTGGGGTTAACTGGGTTCCACACCTTCCTGGTGGCACTGAATCAGACAACCAACGAGGACGTAAGTAGAGtctttctgttcctctgaaCCATATCCCTTTCTCATCGCTTCCTCGGTGTGTCATGGCCACGTCCACTTTGCTGACATGCCCCGCAGGCCGAGGCAGGGCTCCGTGGGCGGGGGGCAGCTGTCGATGGAGCAGACCTGAATTTGTGCCCTGACTGTTGCAGATTAAGGGGTCCTGGACTGGGAAGAACCGTGTGCAGAATCCCTACAGCCATGGCAACATAGTGAAGAACTGCTGTGAGGTGCTCTGTGGACCTCTGCCCCCCAGGTAAGCTCTCGAGGGGCAGCCCTGCCAGTCTTTTCCCCCAGAGCTGAGTGCGGGACCCTGAGGAGCTCTCCTTACTTGGGTACAAAACCTGGCTGCTCTTCTGCCGGCACTGTGTGTGCTGAGGTCACTTGGGACACAGCTGGATGCTCTGGGGAGGAAGGTCTTCTGTTGCCTTCCTTGCATATCTTCAGTGATTCAAGCTTGTGACGTGCTCCCTATCACCATGTGCTTGGGAAGCCGGTGGAGGAGCGGCTCCCCTTCCCTGGGGCAGCCTTTGGAGCGGAGGCTCTTCCCACGGCGCTCGTTTCGGCAGGCTCCCACCCTCTGAACTGGGCTGCTCTCCAAGGGGCCTGGTTTTCACAGGAGGAACATAGACACTGTAAACAAGGTTTGGGCTGTGCACAGCCTGTTTTGGAGAGGAACCCCTTCGCCTGATGTTTGTCTTCCACCAGCACTTTTCCTGCCAGAAACGAAGTTGGCTTTGAGGGAGCTGTGGGTCTCTGACGGTGTGATTCTGTTCTTGCAGTGTCTTGGACAGACGGGGCATCTTGCAGCAAGAGGAGAGCACAGCTCAGGAGGAGTCCTGCCCACGGGGGCCCGGCGCTCAAGAGCCCTCCGCTGCTCAGGGCCCCGGcgggcaggcagaggagagcagcGCTCAGCAGAAGGATGGCAGCCTTCCTCACCTGAGTGCCGTGAGTGATTCCCTCTGTGCGGGGGGTGAGTGGGCTGTGCCTGCTTGGAGCTGCCGGTGCTTTgggccagcagagagaaagctgaTAGTGTGACTTAGCAGGAACAAAGCAACCCTTGGGGCTTTGCTGAGAGGCTGCTGGTGAAAAGCCTGTTGTGCTCTGGCCCTGGAAACCAGCAACTCtctggagctggctgggagaGCGCTTGGCTCCTCTGACTCCTAGGTAAACCTCAGAGGAAATTACAGCTGGCTGTGGTTTTGGAGATGTCAGTCCTGCCATGAGAGCACCCAGGAGCTGGCACCTGTGGAGGCTTGGAGTGgttgaggaggggagggggattGCAGGCATCTTGTTTTGGCATTGAGTGCAAGCTGAAGGGCTGTCCCTGGGAGGGTGTGGGGTCTCCACCCTTGGAGACAGCCGTTGCCCCACCTGATATGGCCCCGAGCAGCctgctctgttttttaaattagccCCTCTTTGAGGATATTGTTGGACAGGAGACCTCCAGAGTGCCCTTCCCacttaaattattctgtgaacACGGTGGGAAATGGCTGGGCCTACTCCTGCTTAGGCATGAGCTGCATGTTTCTCTGGGAGAAACAGACCAGACTGCTTCTGCTGGAGCAGTCCAGTGCTCCAGATCCTCATGAAActgttttgtctgtttggtGGCGCCTGGTTTCTCCTTTTCCCAAGCACAGCTGAGACCTCTGGCTGGTGGAGccgcaggcaggagcagggcagtggggCCACGTGTCTGTGCGCTCAAACAGATGCTCTATGTTGGGGTGTATTCATGCAAGTCCCCGCTGTCTTCTCTCTCCAGGTCCCTGCGCCGTCCATGAGCAACGCTGAGATGCCAGAGGAGAAGCAGCTAACGTTTGGGGAGCTCCCGGTCCCATCCCAGGACACTGGGCAAGCAGAGCACTAGCCTCTGCTTGAAAGGGAGAACTTTCTTGTTTTGTCTAATCAAGGCTGGAAGTGattgaggagaggaggagatgggCTGGATGGCAGGCAAACGATTCCTCATGGCCATTTTGCTTTAGTCATTATTCACCTCGATGTGCAGGCGGTGCGGGCTGGCGCTGGCCTTGCATGGTGTCAAAGGATAACGAGCGCGAGTGGCCCGCCTTGGTCACCGAGGGGCACTCACCACCACTGAGGCTGGTCTGCCTGCGGGCCGAGGCAGGACCTCTTGCTCTGCAGGTTGTCCTGGATGCTAAATACCGGCTCGGTGGCCGGGGCTGTCCCTCCGTCTGGCCCCGACTCTCTGACGAAACGACTTGTGGTCAAGCAGCTCAGAAGCGTTGTTAGCGTCggcctgctccctcctgctgaggAATCCTGATGGGAAGGGGAAAGCAATTTATGGCAGTAGcgtcctctctcccctcctccctccttcttctaATCTATGGCATTGTTTTATTGGTTAATGTGGC
Coding sequences:
- the ZDHHC9 gene encoding palmitoyltransferase ZDHHC9, translated to MSVMVARKKVVRKWEKLPGRNTFCCDGRIMMARQKGIFYLTLFLILGTCALFFAFECRYLAVQLSPAIPVFAAVLFLFAMATLLRTSFSDPGVIPRALPDEAAFIEMEIEATNGTVPQGQRPPPRIKNFQINNQIVKLKYCYTCKIFRPPRASHCSICDNCVERFDHHCPWVGNCVGKRNYRYFYLFILSLSLLTIYIFTFNIVYVALKSLKIGFLNTLKETPGTYLEVLICFFTLWSVVGLTGFHTFLVALNQTTNEDIKGSWTGKNRVQNPYSHGNIVKNCCEVLCGPLPPSVLDRRGILQQEESTAQEESCPRGPGAQEPSAAQGPGGQAEESSAQQKDGSLPHLSAVPAPSMSNAEMPEEKQLTFGELPVPSQDTGQAEH